From Xanthomonas citri pv. mangiferaeindicae:
CAGGATGCCGATCTCGACACCGGCGCGATCGGCCGCGGCGCGGACGGCCTCGGCACGCAGCTTCTGCGAGGCCGGGTCGCCATGCGAGAAATTGAGGCGAACGGCGTTGACACCGGCCGCGATCAGCGCGTCGAGCACGCCCGGCGCGTCGGTGGCAGGGCCGAGCGTGGCGAGGATGCGTGTGCGGCGCCGATGCGCCGGGACAGGAGGCAATTCGTTGGCAGTCATTCCGCGATCTTAGTGTCCACCGATGGTCAGGCGCGCGCTGGCGGGCAACGCGCCCGAGGCATCCCGGAACGGCATGCCGCCTGGGAGCTTACTTGGAAACGCTTGCAACGGCATGGCGACCGCTTGCGATCAGCCCACCGCCGCGAGCAACGCGGCCGGCGAATCGACCACGCGGTCGGCACCGGCCTGGCGCAGTTCGTCGGCTGACCCGAACCCCCACAGCACACCGATCGCGCGCATCCGGTGCTGGCGCGCGCCCTCCATGTCCATGCGCCGGTCGCCGATCATCGTGCAGCGCGCGACCGGTAGCGCCAGCCGCGACAGCGCTTCGGCGATCAGCTCGCGCTTGTAGCGGCGCGCGCCATCGTCGCTGGCGCCGACGATCGTCGCGAACGCATCGCCGAACGGCAGCGCCTCGACGATCCGGCGCGCAAAGCGCTCGTTCTTCGAGGTCACCACCGCCAGCGTGCGGCCGTCCGCCCGCAGGGTCTCGATCGCGGCTGCCACGCCGGGATAGACGGTGTGCTCGCGCCAGCCGATCGCGTCGTAGCGTTCGCGATAGATCGAGATCGCGCGGTCGACCCGGTCGGCATCCCCTGCAAACAGCGCATCGAAGCTGTCGCGCAGCGGCGGGCCGATCCAAGGCAGCAGCGTCTCGCGCGGCAGCGGCGCATGGCCCAAGGTGTGGAGCGCATGCGCGATGCCGCCCAGGATGCCGGGCTCGGAATCGATCAGCGTGCCATCGAGATCGAAGAACAGCGCATCGCCGCTCACGCCCCGCGCGCCTCCAGCGCCGCCACCGCCGGCAGCGTCTTGCCTTCGAGGAACTCCAGGAACGCACCGCCGCCGGTCGAGATGTAGGACACGTCGTCGGCGATGCCGTACTTGTCGACCGCCGCCAGCGTGTCGCCGCCACCGGCGATCGAGAATGCCTTCGAGGAGGCGATCGCGCGTGCCAGCGCTTCGGTGCCGTGGCCGAACGCGTCGAACTCGAACACCCCGACCGGGCCGTTCCAGACCACGGTGCCGGCATCGGCGATCATCGCCGCATAGCGCTTCGCGGTGTCCGGGCCGATGTCGAGAATCATGTCGTCGGCCTCGACCGCGTCCACGGCTTTGACCGTCGCCGGCGCATCGGCCGCGAAGGCGGGTGCCACCACGACATCGGTCGGCACCGGAATCTCGGCGCCGCGCGCCTTGGCGTCGGCCATGATCTGCTTGGCGGTGTCGATCAGGTCGGTCTCGACCAGCGATTTGCCCACCCCGTGCCCGAGCGCGGCGATGAAGGTGTTGGCGATGCCGCCGCCGACGATCAACTGATCGACCTTGCCTACCAGCGACGACAGCAGCTCGAGCTTGGTCGACACCTTGCTGCCAGCCACGATCGCCAGCAGCGGACGCGCCGGTGCATCGAGCGCCTTGGCCAGTGCGTCGAGCTCGGCCATCAGCAGCGGACCACCCGCAGCCTGCGGCGCGAAGCGGATCACACCGTGGGTCGAGGCCTGGGCGCGATGCGCGGTGCCGAACGCGTCCATGACGAACACGTCGGCGAGCGCTGCATACTTGCGCGCCAGCGCCTCGTCGTCGGCCTTCTCGCCGACGTTCATGCGACAGTTCTCCAGTAGCACCAATTGCCCGGGCGCGACCTCGACGCCGTCGACCCAGTCGCGCACCAGCGGCACCTCGATGCCGAGCAGCTCGGACAGGCGCGCGGCGACCGGCGCCAGCGAATCGGCCTCGCTCCAGCTGCCCTCCTTCGGCCGGCCCAGATGCGAGGTCACCATCACGGCCGCGTTCTGTGCCAGCGCCTGACGCAGCGTGGGCAGCGAGGCGAGGATGCGCTGATCGGACGTGACCTTGCCACCATCGACGGGGACGTTAAGGTCCTGCCGGATCAGCACGCGTTTTCCGGAGAGGTCGAGGTCGGTCATGCGGACGATGGTCATGGGGACTGGACTCGCTTGAGAAGAAGGAAAAAGGATCGCGCCATGCCGTCCATGGCGTCGCAGTGCGGCTTCGGATGCACCTGCCCGGCCATCCCTGGCCGGGCGCTCGCCGCGCGGACTGCCGGAAAGGCAGTCCGCTCAGACCGGCTCGCCCTGCCGGATCAGCACGCGTTTTCCGGAAAGGTCGAGGTCGGTCATGCGGACGATGGTCATGGGGACTGGACTCGCTTGAGAAGAAGGAAAAAGGATCGCGCCATGCCGTCCATGGCGTCGCAGTGCGGCTTCGGATGCACCTGCCCGGCCATCCCTGGCCGGGCGCTCGCCGCGCGGACTGCCGGAAAGGCAGTCCGCTCAGACCGGCTCGCCCTGCCGGATCAGCACGCGCTCTCCGGAGAGGTCGAGGTCGGTCATGCGGACGATGGTCATGGGGACTGGACTCGCTAGAGAAGAAGGAAAAGGAGCGCGCTTTGCCGCATCGCGACCTTGGAATCGCGTGTCACGGGAAGCCCCGGGACGCGGTGCGCACCGGGCATTGTCGGCGCAGCCCTCGCGGACAGGCAAACGCGGCGCAGCGGCCTCAGACGTCCTTTCGTCCGCGCAACAGGCTCAGCGCGAAGCCGCCGACCACGAGCACGCCGAGCAGCAGCACGCCCCACAGCGTCCAGGTCTTCCAATCGCGCGCCGGCGCCGCCGGCTGCAGCGCCGCCTCGCCGGCCAATGGCGTCATCGCACCGGGCACGGCGTTCGCCGGACGCCAGTCGGGGCCGTGCTGGGCGCGCAGCGCATCGAGCAGCGGCGCCACCGGCGCGTCGGTGCGCGCCGCGCGGGCGCTGCCGGCCTGCAGCGCATAAGGCGCACGCCCCTCGGCAACGAACACCAGGGTCTCGGGGCGGTAGCCCAGACGCAGCGCCGGCGGTGCGCCTGGCGCCGCGGTGGCCTGCGTCAACCGCCACTGGCGATCGCGGACTTGTGCCGACAGCGCCAACGGCGGCGATCGCCGCAGGTCCGCACCGCGGCCCGCCTGGAACACCACGTGATCGCGCGCGACGGTATGCCAGGGCGCATCGTCGGCATCGCGTCGCTCGAGCGTCCAGCGCCCGGTGCCGTTGCCGGCCAGCGCGATCTCGATGCGCTCGACCGGGAAACGGCCATCGCTGCGATACACGATCGCGCCGCGCTCGTCGGCGGGCTGCGGTGCCGGCACCTGCCAGTGCCAGGCCGCCGGCGCCTGCACCGGCACCAACTCGGCCTCGACCGCCTGCAAGCGGAGCGGCTCCGCGGCTGCATGCAGCGGCGTCAGCCGCAGATAGCGCGCATGGACCGGCGTGGGCAGCGCGATGCGTCGTTCGACCAGCCGTCGCGCGTCGCGGCGCAGATCGAGCACACGGGCTTCGCCCTGCACGCTGCGCCACTGGCGCAGATCGTCGGACGCCTCCACCCGGTAGGCCTGCTCGAACGGCGGCTGGGTGTCGTCCCAGCGCAGCGCGAGCGCGGCCAACGGCCCATCGATCGCACTGGCATCGACCAGGAACGCACCGGCGGCCTCACCGCCCGACGTGCGCATCTGCACGCGTCGCAGGCTGCCGTCGGCGGCGATCTCGCTGATCGCGGCAATGTCGCCGTCACGGCGGCCGGTGTCGGCGGGCAGCGGAAACCACGGCAGTTCGCGCGGTGCCGGCGTCGCCGGCGCCATCGCGGGGTCGACGAAGGCCGCCGGCACCGGGCGGCCGTCGCCATCGACCACGACCACGTCGCGCAGCGACGGTGACCAGACCTGGGCGTAGACCTCGGGCGTGAGCGTGACGCGATAGGCACTCGCCGATGGGTCCTCGAGCGTCAGCGGCCACTGCACGGCGAAGTCCGCGTGCGCCGCGGCGATCGCGGATGCGCCGAACAGACAGACAGCGACGGCGGAACGGAATCGGATCATGCGGACACCTCCTCGCGGGCCACGACGGCGCGCGGCGGCGCCGGCGCGAAGAAGCCCACGACCGTGCACAGCAGGCCGTAAGCGATGAACGAGCCGATGCCCCACAGATTGCCGAGATGGCCGCGATCGATCAGCACCAGCTTGGCCAGCACCACCGCCATCAACACCGCACCGGCGAGCCACAGCGCGCGCTGGCCGCGGCGCGAACCGATGATCCAGCCCAGCACGCCGAGGATGCTCCAGACCACCGTCAGGCTGGTCTGGGCCAGGCTGCTGCCGGCCAGACGCGCAGTCCACGGCGCACCGCCCCAGTAATGCGCGGCGCGCAGGGTGATCGCGGTGACCAGCACGAAGGCCAGCAACGACAGCAGCGGAACACGCGGCGCGCGCTGCGGCCCGGTGCCGTCCGGCGACCACAGCCAGCGGGCGAGCAGCAGCACCACACCGAGTTGCGCGAGATCGAGCGGGTTGAGCAGCACGATCCACGGCAACGGCGCACTGTCGCCGGGGTTGCCCAGCGCGACCAGCCACCACAACGCGAGCACGCCCAGCAGCGCGCCGCGCAACGCCGTGCGGATCGGATCGAAGCGCTCGCCCAGCGGCTGCGCCAGCCACGGCCAGCGCCACAACGACAGCGCCGAGACGAGCAACCACGGCAAGGCGATGGCGACCGCCAACCAGCCGCCGGCCAGCCCGGCCGTGTGTGCGACATGCCCCAGCAGCAGCGACAGCACCAGCGGCCACAGCAGCCACCACAGCAGTTGCGCGGCCCACGCCAGGCGATCCTCGCCTGCGCGCAGGCACACCAGGCCGCGGAAGCCGAGCGCGGCGAACGCCGCCCAGGCCGATGCGCCGTAACCGGCGAACGGCTGCACATGCGCCTGCATCTGCCAGAACGCCAACGGCGCGGCGACCAGCAACGCGGCGAACAGCGTCGCGCCCAGTGCCGGGTCGGGCCGGCGGTGATGCACCTCGGCGGCGAGCCAGCCGGTGACCACGGCCAGCACCAACAGCGCGTCGGGCAGCGAGGCCGACGGCACTGCGCGGGTCAGTTCCTGAATCCAGGCGCCCAGCCACCAGGCCAACGCCCAGACATAGGCGATGCGGGCGACCGGCACGCGCCCAGCCTGCCGATAGGCGGCCGCGATCGCCAGGCCCGACAGCGCGATC
This genomic window contains:
- a CDS encoding HAD family hydrolase, whose product is MSGDALFFDLDGTLIDSEPGILGGIAHALHTLGHAPLPRETLLPWIGPPLRDSFDALFAGDADRVDRAISIYRERYDAIGWREHTVYPGVAAAIETLRADGRTLAVVTSKNERFARRIVEALPFGDAFATIVGASDDGARRYKRELIAEALSRLALPVARCTMIGDRRMDMEGARQHRMRAIGVLWGFGSADELRQAGADRVVDSPAALLAAVG
- a CDS encoding phosphoglycerate kinase; this translates as MTIVRMTDLDLSGKRVLIRQDLNVPVDGGKVTSDQRILASLPTLRQALAQNAAVMVTSHLGRPKEGSWSEADSLAPVAARLSELLGIEVPLVRDWVDGVEVAPGQLVLLENCRMNVGEKADDEALARKYAALADVFVMDAFGTAHRAQASTHGVIRFAPQAAGGPLLMAELDALAKALDAPARPLLAIVAGSKVSTKLELLSSLVGKVDQLIVGGGIANTFIAALGHGVGKSLVETDLIDTAKQIMADAKARGAEIPVPTDVVVAPAFAADAPATVKAVDAVEADDMILDIGPDTAKRYAAMIADAGTVVWNGPVGVFEFDAFGHGTEALARAIASSKAFSIAGGGDTLAAVDKYGIADDVSYISTGGGAFLEFLEGKTLPAVAALEARGA